Proteins from a single region of Amblyomma americanum isolate KBUSLIRL-KWMA chromosome 10, ASM5285725v1, whole genome shotgun sequence:
- the LOC144106394 gene encoding uncharacterized protein LOC144106394: protein MNKLVAIVALLVAAVAAVSAYDDIGQVPILPLPRNRELGASCRVSSECKSRCCSTIFAHGDQAGSPRQCRRYAEPGERCSDEQIKGGTYVGGCPCRIGLCGANGYCS, encoded by the exons ATGAACAAGCTGGTCGCGATCGTCGCCCTGCTGGTCGCCGCCGTCGCTGCGGTGTCGGCCTACGACGACATCGGCCAGGTCCCCATCCTGCCGCTGCCGAGG AACCGGGAACTGGGTGCTTCGTGCCGGGTGAGCTCCGAATGCAAGTCCCGATGCTGCTCGACCATCTTTGCCCACGGCGACCAGGCGGGCAGCCCGAGGCAGTGCCGCCGCTACGCCGAGCCCGGAGAACGATGTAGCGACGAGCAGATCAAGGGAGGCACCTACGTCGGCGGCTGCCCCTGCCGCATCG GTctctgcggagccaacggctaCTGCTCTTAG